AGTTCGGGAGTTCTTTCTGCACAGTGGGACTCAGCATGAAATCGACGAGCCTGCGGGCGCCGGTCGAGTTCCGGGTGCCCTTCAGGATGCCGATGTACTCCACCTGCGGGAAGCAGCTGTCGAGCAGCGCGCTCGTCCCGGGCGTCGCCGCCGGCGACGAGGCGTAGGACAGCACGACGGGTTTGTCGCCACGGCCCTCTCCGGCGGTGAAAAGCTGGTTGTAGGCGACCTCCCAGCCCGAGACGATGGTCGCGCCGCCGCCGACGACCTGCTTCCAGTAGTCCTGCCAGCCGTTTCCGAGCGCACCGACGGTGGTGAGCAGGAACGCCGTGCCCGGCGAGGAGGTCGCCGGGTCGGTCACCGCGGTGAGCGAGGCGAATTCCGGGCGGGTCAGGTCGCGGAAGCTCGCCGGCGGGGTCAGAGACCTGGATTCGAACCAGCCGTCGTCGATGTTGAGGCACACATCCCCGCGGTCGACGGCCGTGAGCTGCCCCTCCGCGCCGGGCACCGCGAAATCGGCGGCACCGTCGGCCGCGGCGGGTGACTCATAGGACTCCAGGGCGCCGGCGTCGATCGGACGCGAGGCGAAGGTGTTGTCGATGCCGAAGACCGCGTCTCCCTTGGGCGCACCCGGGGTCAGTGACACCGTCGACGCCAATTGTCCGGCGTCCCCGGACTTCACGATCTTCAGGGTCAGCCCGGTCTCTCGGCGGAACCCGTCGATGACCGACTCCGGCAGTTCGAAGGAATCGTGGGTGAGCAGCGTGACCTCGCCGCCCGACGACGA
The genomic region above belongs to Gordonia hongkongensis and contains:
- a CDS encoding thiamine ABC transporter substrate-binding protein — translated: MTELRAETSGRPCGRSRLTRLVVGAVAVVMAATTASACADDSSSGGEVTLLTHDSFELPESVIDGFRRETGLTLKIVKSGDAGQLASTVSLTPGAPKGDAVFGIDNTFASRPIDAGALESYESPAAADGAADFAVPGAEGQLTAVDRGDVCLNIDDGWFESRSLTPPASFRDLTRPEFASLTAVTDPATSSPGTAFLLTTVGALGNGWQDYWKQVVGGGATIVSGWEVAYNQLFTAGEGRGDKPVVLSYASSPAATPGTSALLDSCFPQVEYIGILKGTRNSTGARRLVDFMLSPTVQKELPNSMYVYPVQRDTPLPEGWPARAEVPTWMSSLPPATIAENREMWLDQWRAAVGR